Proteins from a single region of Mucilaginibacter daejeonensis:
- a CDS encoding SIR2 family protein, translating to MKILTTPEEVEYYVENNLATYYKKRSLFPFFGAGFTMGAKTMRGVIPDGSTCVQMMKNLIVTHNQDLHDDLIHISDFDKVAGLFYRVVPKDVIADFIYDNFTGAKLDKVREEFINLSWPFIYTLNIDDAIERNSKYRAILPNVPLTKKYLSEVIFKLHGDAIDEISYIKHTEGIIFSRQQYLRSIINNKDLLDIFLEDYTSVNFILIGCSLDNELDLEFILANNDIKSKKETDKIYLTSRVPSPINKLKLESYGINICLVVDDYSGFYSLVNEKFKDVDISTNEPFKRYQVDKLLKNSNKQFNMRALLGEQEIRIENNTITVPQFFIDRAVLPRIANLLLNEDIIFIIGKRVSGKTFLLYSIANIVKNKSVYLFPSKVSFDSDYIDKLLELQNVIVMFDTDTLAAFDIEDIYYRISDFVARNISFVFCINSSDRLMIAVPYTRVFNRELIEVDAFLSYEEVGLINKNLSRFGIANFRSSVNILNNIIHHKEIYRNLNADLNSISSALDSKLLTIYILCATFDKVYSSLFRALQIDQDKLSYAVNLSKSAIEFEYDIELIEQGQHSSFKVITNSKVFLFSLLGHYISNQKNVNIAVSTIVDVVKRLKTYDRFKTYYKSIIAFDSLNQIFYKRSGGAANLIFLIYGKLEELLYIDTHYWMQRAKSIYYLKRTNVQELLTAAEYAKKPYFDSADHSRIKINASFQIALIYIRIVITQKFNNHQTFTETVKWVCIALKENLHNSKVIENLIEDAKKGKMNNDYYQFATFVLDNPSMLSPNDRETILSKLFSSKIISKQ from the coding sequence ATGAAAATTCTCACCACCCCTGAAGAAGTAGAATACTACGTAGAAAACAATTTAGCGACTTATTATAAAAAAAGATCCCTGTTCCCTTTTTTTGGAGCTGGTTTTACAATGGGGGCTAAAACAATGAGAGGTGTAATTCCAGATGGCTCGACATGCGTGCAAATGATGAAAAATTTGATTGTAACACATAATCAAGATTTGCACGACGACCTAATACATATTTCAGATTTTGACAAAGTTGCGGGACTTTTCTATAGAGTCGTTCCTAAAGACGTAATCGCTGACTTCATATATGACAACTTTACGGGAGCCAAGCTTGACAAGGTTCGAGAGGAATTTATAAACTTAAGCTGGCCTTTTATATATACTCTAAACATCGACGATGCAATAGAACGTAATTCAAAATATCGAGCAATACTGCCAAATGTTCCACTGACAAAAAAATATCTTTCAGAGGTAATATTCAAACTTCATGGCGATGCTATTGATGAAATTTCCTACATAAAACACACAGAAGGAATTATTTTTAGCAGACAGCAATACTTAAGGAGTATAATAAATAACAAAGACTTATTAGACATATTCTTAGAAGATTACACTAGCGTAAATTTTATACTCATAGGTTGCAGTTTGGATAACGAGCTTGACTTAGAATTTATATTGGCCAATAATGATATTAAATCAAAAAAGGAAACTGACAAAATCTATTTGACCAGTCGTGTTCCATCCCCTATTAACAAACTCAAACTTGAAAGCTATGGCATCAACATTTGCTTGGTAGTAGATGACTATTCTGGCTTTTACTCGCTTGTAAACGAAAAATTTAAAGACGTTGACATATCAACAAATGAGCCTTTTAAAAGGTATCAAGTTGATAAGTTGCTTAAGAACTCTAACAAGCAATTCAATATGAGAGCTTTGCTTGGGGAGCAGGAAATTAGAATTGAAAACAACACTATTACTGTCCCTCAATTTTTTATTGATAGAGCCGTCCTTCCCCGTATCGCAAATCTACTTCTTAACGAGGATATAATATTCATAATAGGTAAACGTGTTTCGGGTAAAACTTTTTTACTTTACTCCATCGCTAACATTGTAAAAAACAAGAGTGTTTATCTTTTCCCTTCAAAGGTTTCTTTCGATTCTGACTATATCGATAAACTTTTAGAGCTACAAAACGTCATAGTAATGTTTGACACTGACACTTTAGCCGCTTTCGATATAGAAGACATTTACTATCGAATATCAGATTTCGTGGCAAGAAACATCTCATTTGTTTTCTGCATAAATAGTTCGGATCGATTAATGATAGCGGTACCTTACACCCGTGTTTTTAACAGAGAACTTATAGAGGTTGATGCTTTTCTGTCATATGAAGAAGTAGGCTTAATTAACAAAAACCTATCAAGGTTTGGAATTGCCAATTTCAGATCAAGTGTAAATATTCTCAACAATATTATTCATCATAAAGAGATTTACAGAAATTTAAATGCCGATTTAAACAGTATTAGCTCCGCGCTAGATTCCAAATTACTTACAATTTATATACTGTGCGCAACCTTCGACAAAGTATACTCATCGTTGTTTAGGGCACTTCAGATTGATCAAGATAAACTCTCTTACGCGGTTAATCTTAGTAAAAGTGCAATAGAATTCGAATACGATATAGAATTAATTGAGCAGGGGCAGCATTCAAGCTTTAAAGTCATAACCAACTCTAAGGTTTTCTTATTCTCTTTATTAGGTCATTACATATCAAATCAAAAAAATGTTAATATAGCAGTTAGTACAATAGTGGATGTAGTAAAAAGATTGAAAACCTATGATAGATTCAAAACTTACTATAAGTCTATAATCGCTTTCGATTCATTAAATCAGATATTCTACAAACGATCAGGAGGAGCAGCCAACCTTATATTCTTAATCTATGGGAAGCTGGAAGAGCTATTATATATTGATACTCATTATTGGATGCAAAGAGCGAAGAGTATCTATTATTTGAAAAGAACAAATGTTCAGGAATTACTAACCGCTGCCGAATATGCAAAAAAACCTTACTTCGATTCAGCCGATCACTCTCGGATAAAAATCAATGCCAGCTTCCAAATAGCATTAATTTATATTAGGATAGTCATAACACAAAAGTTTAACAATCATCAAACTTTTACTGAAACAGTAAAGTGGGTTTGCATTGCACTTAAAGAAAATCTTCATAACAGTAAAGTGATTGAAAATTTAATTGAAGACGCTAAGAAGGGAAAGATGAATAACGACTATTATCAATTCGCAACGTTCGTTCTCGATAATCCTTCTATGCTATCACCCAACGACCGAGAAACTATATTATCCAAACTATTTAGCTCAAAAATTATTTCAAAGCAGTAA
- the bshC gene encoding bacillithiol biosynthesis cysteine-adding enzyme BshC, with the protein MDATCIDYKSTGFFSRTVIDYLEDVPELRSFYSYRPDLKGFHQLLEQEQVTADRQLLATVLTEQYERTGGTNEVPYWPMVKANIELLRNHNAFTITTGHQLNVFTGPLYFLYKIVSAIKLCGQLKDAFPDKDFVPVYWMASEDHDFAEINYTNIGHKKIQWNEQVSGATGRLNIRTFRECLNQYKGILGLEGHATELAQIVETAYGQHDNLADAMRYLVNALFGRYGLVIIDADDARLKKHFSRIITEDVTGQHSFKHITESNALLQKLGVHTQVNPREINFFYLTDELRERIVQEGDDFIVLNTDIRFTRAQLEQEIADHPERFSPNVVMRPLYQEYILPNLAYIGGGAELVYWLQLKANFDHYNVTFPILILRNSALLIRQESAAKAQKMGLSTAQLFENVDTLKNQWVHKHSQHDLTLKEEWRELQCVFEKLKLRAHKIDPTLGPSAEAVQARLKHAIDNLETKLTKAEKRNHATHLRQLEAVKAEIFPNNSLQERSENFGLFYVKWGQVFIDELIRNLHPLDFKFTVLWE; encoded by the coding sequence ATGGACGCTACCTGTATCGACTATAAAAGCACCGGTTTTTTTTCCAGAACGGTCATTGATTACCTGGAGGATGTACCCGAGCTACGCTCATTTTACAGCTACCGTCCAGATCTGAAGGGGTTTCACCAGTTGCTGGAGCAGGAGCAGGTAACGGCCGACAGGCAACTGCTGGCCACCGTGCTTACCGAGCAGTACGAGCGTACCGGCGGTACTAATGAGGTACCGTACTGGCCCATGGTAAAGGCCAATATCGAGCTGCTGCGTAACCATAATGCGTTCACCATCACCACCGGGCACCAGTTGAACGTATTTACCGGTCCGCTTTATTTTTTATACAAGATCGTATCGGCCATTAAACTGTGTGGCCAGCTAAAGGATGCCTTCCCCGATAAGGACTTTGTGCCCGTGTACTGGATGGCCTCTGAGGACCATGACTTTGCCGAGATCAACTATACCAACATCGGTCATAAAAAGATCCAGTGGAACGAGCAGGTAAGCGGCGCCACCGGCCGTTTGAATATCCGAACCTTTAGGGAGTGCTTGAACCAGTACAAGGGCATTTTAGGTTTGGAAGGCCATGCCACCGAACTGGCCCAGATCGTGGAAACGGCCTACGGGCAGCACGATAACCTGGCCGATGCCATGCGCTACCTCGTGAACGCGCTTTTTGGCCGTTACGGCTTGGTGATCATTGATGCCGATGATGCCCGGTTGAAAAAGCATTTTAGCCGCATTATTACTGAGGATGTGACCGGCCAGCACAGCTTTAAGCACATTACCGAAAGCAATGCCCTGCTGCAAAAGCTTGGCGTTCATACCCAGGTGAACCCGCGCGAGATCAACTTTTTTTACCTGACCGATGAGCTGCGCGAGCGGATCGTGCAGGAAGGTGATGATTTTATCGTACTGAATACCGACATCCGCTTTACCCGCGCCCAACTGGAGCAGGAGATAGCCGACCACCCCGAGCGCTTTAGCCCCAACGTGGTGATGCGCCCGCTGTACCAGGAATACATTTTACCCAACCTGGCCTACATAGGCGGCGGTGCCGAGCTGGTGTACTGGCTGCAACTGAAAGCCAATTTTGACCATTATAACGTTACCTTCCCTATACTGATACTGCGTAACTCGGCCCTGCTGATCCGCCAGGAAAGCGCCGCCAAGGCCCAAAAAATGGGACTGAGCACCGCCCAGTTATTTGAAAATGTTGACACGCTGAAGAACCAGTGGGTACATAAGCACAGCCAGCACGACCTTACCCTTAAAGAGGAATGGCGCGAGCTGCAATGTGTGTTCGAGAAACTGAAATTGCGTGCCCATAAGATAGACCCTACGTTAGGCCCATCGGCCGAGGCCGTGCAGGCCCGGTTAAAGCACGCGATCGATAACCTGGAGACCAAGCTTACCAAGGCCGAAAAGCGTAACCACGCCACCCACCTGCGCCAGCTCGAAGCCGTAAAGGCCGAGATATTCCCCAACAACAGCCTGCAGGAACGCAGCGAGAATTTTGGCCTTTTCTACGTGAAATGGGGCCAGGTATTCATCGACGAACTTATCCGCAACCTCCACCCCCTGGACTTCAAGTTCACGGTGCTGTGGGAGTAA